From the Nocardiopsis changdeensis genome, one window contains:
- a CDS encoding DEAD/DEAH box helicase family protein, giving the protein MSPVTDPPDLRPYQREALEAVAARWEAGERRTWIVLPPGAGKTLVGLAAARRLDRRTVVLVPNTAIQGQWIRTWDSLRPEGDDRTAGVERDLSHHVTVLTYQSLAVFDPDAETDEEGGGRASVRDRLHPNGRALVEALHDAGPLTVLLDECHHLLQVWGRLLSEVLDDLPDAHVIGLTGTPATNLTAAERALVDRLFGEPVTGASIPALVRAGYLAPFAELAYLTTPTPTELAYLKDQGERFSRMCDELLTPGFATTDLLPWIDARFVNRDAAEGGRVPWSRIAAAEPALSDAVLRLHHVGLCDLPEGARPFEAHRRPPTAADWIALIDDYAKRCLPPDTASERDREARERLRAALPAIGHHLTRNGVRRGVSPVDRVLARSDSKAHATVEILAAENAALGERLRALVLCDHEHASSRPPAALRGILDADAGSARLQLTTLAGDPRTDLLDPVLLTGRTVAMAPGTAMVFLEYARAELPGADLAAVDRPDGLCDIEGSWSPRVRVGAVTRFFESGGSRVLVGTRALLGEGWDARGVNTVVDLTTATTPTAVVQSRGRALRLDPSWPEKTAHTWTVVCVSGEHPRGDADWDRFVRKHEGYLGVDADGEVMSGVAHIDPSLSPYAPPDDPGGLNRRMLDRIGRRDLTRERWRLGEPYEDFLLPTLRVRRRHAPAVRGVDVALPDPPRVLPGDRGVFLPGAGLSGALPAGFPGAVLPLAALIVLLVVFSGIAPLGFLLAAAATAAVIPVLFRVRRAARVRRARELIAEAAGPDDAVRYACAVADTLRGMGRSATGASGVRVHIDTDGVYRFTLPDAAEDFATALEELLGPVFGEPGYLIPRPLPPAPTEANARALLDGTPPDNPVVHHVVPALFGRNRAHLRAFEDAWGHWIAPTRAIRTSTEPGAALLATHYGASPLEDTSTARRLTWS; this is encoded by the coding sequence GTGTCCCCAGTCACGGATCCCCCCGACCTCCGGCCCTACCAGCGCGAGGCGCTGGAGGCGGTCGCCGCGCGCTGGGAGGCCGGGGAGCGGCGCACGTGGATCGTTCTCCCGCCGGGCGCGGGCAAGACCCTCGTCGGCCTGGCGGCCGCCCGCCGTCTCGACCGCCGGACCGTCGTCCTCGTGCCCAACACCGCCATCCAGGGCCAGTGGATCCGGACCTGGGACTCCCTGCGCCCCGAGGGCGACGACCGCACCGCCGGGGTCGAGCGCGACCTCTCCCACCACGTCACCGTCCTGACCTACCAGTCCCTGGCGGTGTTCGACCCCGACGCCGAGACCGACGAGGAGGGCGGCGGCCGCGCCTCCGTGCGCGACCGGCTGCACCCCAATGGCCGCGCGCTCGTCGAGGCCCTGCACGACGCCGGCCCCCTCACCGTGCTGCTCGACGAGTGCCACCACCTGCTCCAGGTGTGGGGGCGCCTGCTCTCCGAGGTCCTGGACGACCTCCCCGACGCCCACGTCATCGGCCTGACCGGGACCCCGGCCACGAACCTCACCGCCGCCGAGCGGGCCCTGGTCGACCGCCTCTTCGGCGAACCCGTCACCGGGGCCTCCATCCCCGCCCTGGTCCGCGCCGGCTACCTCGCCCCCTTCGCGGAACTGGCCTACCTCACCACGCCCACGCCCACCGAGCTCGCCTACCTCAAGGACCAGGGCGAGCGCTTCTCCCGGATGTGCGACGAACTGCTCACGCCGGGCTTCGCCACCACCGACCTGCTGCCCTGGATCGACGCCCGGTTCGTGAACCGGGACGCCGCGGAGGGCGGGCGCGTGCCCTGGTCGCGGATCGCCGCGGCCGAGCCCGCCCTGTCCGACGCCGTGCTGCGCCTGCACCACGTCGGCCTGTGCGACCTCCCGGAGGGCGCCCGCCCCTTCGAGGCGCACCGCCGCCCGCCGACCGCGGCCGATTGGATCGCCCTCATCGACGACTACGCCAAGCGCTGCCTGCCCCCGGACACCGCCTCCGAGCGCGACCGCGAGGCCCGCGAGCGCCTGCGTGCGGCCCTGCCCGCGATCGGCCACCACCTCACCCGCAACGGCGTTCGGCGCGGCGTCTCGCCGGTGGACCGGGTGCTGGCCCGCAGCGACTCCAAGGCCCACGCCACCGTCGAGATCCTCGCCGCCGAGAACGCGGCCCTGGGGGAGCGGCTGCGCGCGCTCGTCCTGTGCGACCACGAGCACGCCTCGTCTCGACCGCCCGCCGCCCTGCGCGGCATCCTCGACGCCGACGCGGGATCGGCCCGGCTCCAGCTCACCACCCTGGCCGGGGACCCCCGCACCGACCTCCTCGACCCGGTGCTGCTCACCGGCCGCACCGTGGCCATGGCGCCGGGCACGGCCATGGTCTTTTTGGAGTACGCCCGCGCCGAACTGCCCGGCGCCGACCTCGCCGCCGTCGACCGCCCGGACGGGCTGTGCGACATCGAGGGCTCCTGGTCGCCCCGCGTCAGGGTGGGCGCCGTCACCCGGTTCTTCGAGTCCGGCGGCTCGCGCGTCCTGGTCGGCACCCGCGCCCTGCTCGGCGAGGGCTGGGACGCGCGCGGCGTGAACACCGTCGTGGACCTGACCACCGCGACCACGCCCACCGCCGTCGTCCAGAGCCGCGGCCGCGCGCTGCGCCTGGACCCGTCCTGGCCGGAGAAGACCGCGCACACCTGGACGGTCGTGTGCGTCTCCGGCGAGCACCCGCGCGGGGACGCCGACTGGGACCGGTTCGTCCGCAAACACGAGGGTTACCTGGGCGTGGACGCCGACGGCGAGGTGATGAGCGGCGTCGCCCACATCGACCCCTCCCTGTCCCCGTACGCGCCGCCCGACGACCCCGGCGGGCTGAACCGCCGCATGCTCGACCGGATCGGGCGCCGCGACCTCACCCGCGAGCGCTGGCGCCTCGGCGAGCCCTACGAGGACTTCCTGCTCCCCACCCTGCGCGTGCGGAGGCGGCACGCCCCCGCCGTCCGCGGCGTGGACGTCGCCCTGCCGGACCCGCCCCGGGTGCTGCCGGGGGACCGGGGCGTGTTCCTGCCGGGTGCCGGCCTGTCCGGGGCGCTGCCGGCCGGGTTCCCGGGCGCGGTCCTGCCCCTGGCGGCCCTCATCGTCCTGCTGGTCGTGTTCTCGGGGATCGCACCGCTCGGGTTCCTGCTCGCGGCCGCGGCGACCGCGGCCGTGATACCCGTCCTGTTCCGGGTCCGGAGGGCCGCCCGCGTGCGCCGGGCCCGCGAACTGATCGCCGAGGCGGCCGGACCCGACGACGCGGTCCGCTACGCCTGCGCGGTCGCCGACACCCTCCGGGGGATGGGGCGTTCCGCGACCGGTGCCTCGGGGGTGCGGGTCCACATCGACACCGACGGCGTGTACCGGTTCACCCTCCCCGACGCCGCCGAGGACTTCGCCACCGCCCTGGAGGAGCTGCTCGGCCCGGTCTTCGGCGAGCCCGGGTACCTGATCCCCAGGCCGCTGCCGCCCGCCCCGACAGAGGCGAACGCCCGCGCCCTCCTCGACGGAACGCCGCCGGACAACCCGGTCGTCCACCACGTCGTCCCGGCGCTGTTCGGCCGCAACCGCGCCCACCTCCGGGCGTTCGAGGACGCCTGGGGGCACTGGATCGCCCCGACCCGCGCGATCCGCACCTCCACCGAACCGGGCGCGGCCCTGCTGGCCACCCACTACGGCGCCTCACCGCTGGAGGACACCTCCACCGCCCGCCGTCTCACCTGGTCCTGA